The following proteins are co-located in the Gossypium hirsutum isolate 1008001.06 chromosome A02, Gossypium_hirsutum_v2.1, whole genome shotgun sequence genome:
- the LOC121215117 gene encoding glycine-rich cell wall structural protein has translation MVSVTKRVVLLSLLCFNVFVVNVIAKEVVSTKEEEEKYLTQGGGFGVGGGGGFGGAGGGGGFGGGHGGGAGGGFGKGGGYGGGIGKGGGVGGGYGGGIGKGGGIGKGGGVGGGYGGGIGKGGGIGKGGGVGGGIGKGGGYGGGVGKGGGIGKGGGYGGGIGKGGGHGIGGGHGGGVGGGIGKGGGFGGGAGGGYGKGGGFGGGVGGGAGGGKGGGFGGGGGGGNGHH, from the coding sequence ATGGTGAGTGTTACTAAAAGAGTTGTCTTGTTATCTTTGCtttgttttaatgtgtttgtAGTAAATGTGATTGCTAAAGAAGTGGTGAGTACGAAAGAGGAGGAAGAGAAGTACTTAACACAGGGAGGTGGCTTTGGAGTTGGAGGCGGGGGTGGTTTTGGAGGAGCTGGAGGTGGTGGTGGATTCGGAGGTGGGCATGGTGGTGGTGCTGGTGGAGGCTTTGGTAAAGGTGGTGGATATGGTGGTGGGATTGGCAAAGGAGGAGGTGTTGGTGGTGGATACGGAGGTGGCATAGGAAAAGGTGGTGGGATTGGCAAAGGAGGAGGTGTTGGTGGTGGATACGGAGGTGGCATAGGAAAGGGTGGTGGGATTGGCAAAGGAGGAGGTGTTGGTGGTGGAATCGGAAAGGGTGGAGGATACGGAGGTGGCGTAGGAAAAGGTGGTGGGATTGGCAAAGGAGGAGGATATGGAGGTGGAATTGGTAAGGGAGGAGGCCATGGAATTGGTGGTGGGCATGGTGGTGGAGTCGGCGGAGGAATTGGAAAAGGTGGTGGATTTGGCGGCGGTGCCGGAGGTGGATATGGCAAGGGTGGTGGTTTTGGAGGTGGAGTAGGTGGTGGAGCTGGAGGTGGAAAGGGCGGTGGTTTTGGAGGTGGTGGGGGTGGTGGAAATGGACACCATTGA